A section of the Papio anubis isolate 15944 chromosome 16, Panubis1.0, whole genome shotgun sequence genome encodes:
- the NKAIN4 gene encoding sodium/potassium-transporting ATPase subunit beta-1-interacting protein 4 isoform X1 — protein sequence MGSCSGRCALIVLCTFQLVTALERQVFDFLGYQWVPILANFAHIVVIILGLFGTIQYRPRYVVMYTVWAAIWVTWNIFIICFYLEVGGLSQDSELLTFSLSQHRSWWHEHWPGCLHEEVPAAGLGVPHGQALVSGAICALEPSSVEALHSGLQILIALLGFVCGCYVVSVFTEEEDSCEYGASAGSGVGDCYRGGNSESVLSGQGERPPLLGGTPRPAGPCSQL from the exons GTCACCGCCCTGGAGAGGCAGGTGTTTGACTTCCTGGGCTACCAGTGGgtgcccatcctggccaacttcgCCCACATCGTCGTCATTATCCTGGGACTCTTTGGCACCATCCAGTACCGGCCGCGCTATGTGGTGATG TACACGGTGTGGGCAGCCATCTGGGTCACCTGGAACATCTTCATCATCTGCTTCTACCTGGAAGTTGGGGGCCTCTCACAG GACAGCGAGCTACTGACTTTCAGCCTCTCCCAGCATCGCTCCTGGTGGCATGAGCACTGGCCGGGCTGTCTGCACGAGGAGGTGCCGGCAGCTGGCCTCGGGGTCCCCCATGGCCAGGCCCTGGTGTCAGGTGCCATCTGTGCCCTGGAGCCCAGCTCTGTGGAGGCCCTACACAGCGGCCTGCAGATCCTGATTGCG CTTCtaggttttgtctgtggctgctACGTGGTCAGCGTGTTTACGGAGGAAGAGGACAGCTGTGAGTATGGGGCCTCTGCAGGCAGCGGGGTGGGAGACTGCTACAGAGGTGGCAACTCTGAGTCTGTCCTGTCTGGGCAAGGAGAGAGACCTCCCCTCTTGGGAGGGACCCCACGCCCAGCAGGGCCTTGCTCACAACTATAG